The following DNA comes from Methylophilus sp. 5.
AGCCTTATGCAAAACGATTATTTTCATGGGCAGCCAGCTCAATATCAAGCTGATTGCCGAAGGCGTTGAAACGCTGGCGCAAGAGCACTTATTGAAAGAGATGGGCTGCCAATATTCGCAAGGCTATTACCGGGCGAGGCCAACTGACCTGGATGATTTATAGATGACGCTCCAGCAAAAAGCCCAGCAAATTGCCGGGCTTTTTATATAAGAGCACTCACCGAGTGGGCTTAAGTGCCTGTTCTTTGCAGCAACCGCTGGTGCCGGTCTGTCGTGCCGCGTTTGTGCGGATCCAGCTTAAACTGACTCACCACTTCTGCCAGTTGATTGGCCTGATCTACCAACGACTCAGCCGCCGCAGCGGCCTGCTCAACCAAAGCGGCATTTTGCTGCGTGGTGTCATCCATGCTGGTCACGGCCTGATTGACCTGATCAATACCCGCAGTTTGCTCGGTAGACGCGGCTGAAATTTCATTAATAATATCAGCCACCCGTTGCACGGCGCTCACCACCTCATCCATGGTAATGCCCGCATTTTCTACCAGCCTGGTGCCTTCTGCAGTCTTGGTCACCGAGTCGGTAATCAGCGCTTTTATTTCTTTGGCCGCACTGGCAGATCGCTGCGCCAGGGTACGCACTTCACCCGCCACCACCGCAAACCCGCGGCCTTGCTCACCTGCCCGCGCCGCCTCAACAGCAGCATTGAGGGCAAGGATATTAGTCTGGAACGCAATGCCGTCAATCACTGAAATAATGTCTTCAATCTTTTTGGCGCTGTCATTAATCGCCCCCATGGTCGATACCACCTCATTCACCACTTTTCCGCCTTTAATGGCGATTTCAGAGGCAGTGAGCGCTAACTCATTTGCCTGTACCGCATTGCCTGCATTTTGCTTAACGGTCGAGGCCAGCTCCTCCATGCTAGCCGCCGTTTGCTCCAGGCTGGAGGCCTGATTTTCGGTACGAGACGACAAATCGGCATTGCCGCTGGAGATCTCATTGGCGGCGGTGGTGATGGTTTCAATCGCTTGTGTCACGGCCACAATCGGCGCCACAATCAAGTCCAACGTATTGTTGACACCAGCCACAATTTGACGAAAATCGCCTGCATGCTTAGTCGCATCTGCGCGCTCGGTAATGCGGCCATCACGGGCTGCTTCCGCCAGCAAATTAACGTCCGCCACCAGATTATTCACCGCATCAATGCAGGTATTCAAATTATGTTTTATCGCATTAAAATCGCCCTGGTAAGGCGCGGTAATTTTTGCCGGAATCTGACCGTTTGAAATATCCGCCACACATTGCGCGGCCACATTCAACGGACCGATCACCGAATCGAGCGTCGCATTCACGCCGGTCACAATCTTTTTAAAATCGCCCTGATGGCGCGTCAAATCAGCACGGGTAGACAATCTGCCTTCAATAGCCGCTTGTGATAATTGGTTCACGTCTGTAATCAGCGCATTCACGGCATCAATACACCGATTCAGGTTATTCTTAATGGTATTAAAATCACCATGATATTCGTCTGTGATTTTTGCCGGAATCTGGCCTTTGGCTATTTGCTCTACATACTTCGCGGCCACATTGAGTGGCTTGATCAGCGCATCCAGAATCTGATTGATGCCCTGACCCACTTGCTTGACAAAGCCCTCGGGCAACTGCGCAGTATTTACCCGTTGCGACAAGTTACCCTGTGCGGCCTCTTGCACCAGGCGAAACACTTCCTGCTCGCCGATAGATTCGGCCGTTCTATCGGTCCATTGCGACATCCGGCCCAGATACTCGCCTTTAGCACTAAACACCGGCACGATCAGCACCTGTATTTTTTTGCCATACATATTTATTTCTGCAGACTGCGGTTGTGTCAGTTGCTGGCTAAATAATGCATGTTCATCAGCATGCGCAAGATACTTACCTATGCTGCTGCCAAGCATCTGATCGACGCTATAACCGGGGAAAGCGTCACCAATGCTGGTTGCCATCTCACCCCACAAACGCTTCGCAGCATCGTTCATATATTCCAGATGATGCATGCTATCGGCAAACATCAAGGCAACTGCACTTTGATCCAGCGCAGACTGTAAACGGCCAGCCTGTTCGGCCAGTTTCCTGGCGTCATTCACATCGAACCCGAGTTTAATCTGCATGGATTTAAGCATCTTCATCAGGCTACCAAACTCATCGTCGCCACGCGTGTCGACCCGTACCTCCAGATTGCCCCCGGCCAGACCATTGATAGCCTCACTCATCACACGCAAGGTCGTTTTCAACTTGGCCGAAAACAAAGCAATCGCCACCAGCGCAGTGCCGACACCAACACCTGCCGCCAACCATCCCTTGCCATGGCCTGCATACATATCAGCTGCGGTCATGGCCAGCACCGGGCCCAACACCGCCGCCATCAATTTATAAGTAATCGACACATCATGCAGACGTGCGGTCAGCTTGTCGGCCCAGCGCACTTTTGGCTGCTTGCCATCCCGCATCAACTGATAAAGTTTTTCTGCCTGCTCAATCTGGTCACGCGTCGCGATAGAGCGCACCGACATATAGCCAACCACCGTAGCACCTTGACGAATCGGCGCGACGTTGGCCTCGACCCAATAATGGTCGCCATTTTTACAGCGGTTTTTGACAATGCCATTCCACGGCTTACCCGCTTTAACCGTGCGCCACAAATCGGCAAATGCAGCCGACGGCATATCCGGGTGACGAATGATATTGTGGTTTTTGCCGACCAGCTCCAGCTCAGAAAATCCGCTCACCTCGATAAAGTCGCGGTTGATATAAGTAATCGCGCCTTTTAAGTCGGTTTTGGACACAATCGAGACACCTTGTTGCAAGAGGATCTCTTGCTGTGTCACGGGTAAATTTATCTTCATATCAGCGCTTTCGGTCAGCAAAATAAAACAACAATCAAGCGCTTAATTTACGCTGCTTTTGCCTACTAGCATGTGCGGATAAAATGACCTATTCGTGTGCAATTTAAACAATAAAAAAAGCCCAAGGTAGTGACCCCGGGCCTCAATCTGCATATCGCTTGCCAAGCTGGCAACCAATTGATTTAGATCAAATTATTTGCTTGTAAAAAAGATTACAATTCGCGTGTATTTAACGCGTTTATTTTATCGAGCTCTATATTATTTTCTGAGGCGTGGCACTCCAAAGTTTCTACCTCGCCTTTACTAAAACTCAGTTTTTCTACCGAGTTAATATTGCTGGCAAATTTGTTATCAAGTTCACCGCATTTACGCGTGCGTTTAGCCACAAAATTCAAATAGTCTTTTTTTCTGGCTTCCAGTTGCAGCGCCGGGATAGAACTATCGTTCATCAATGTGGTGTAGGCACTCCTTAACCGCAGCTCCGACACACTCCAGATATTAAACACCAGCATTTTTCGCGAAGTCTCTTTTTGCTGCACAGGCTCAACAACCGGCAGTGCCTGGCTGGCATGCATTTCTACCACCGGCGAATAAGCAGGCTCGGGCTCTGCCACCTCCATTTTTTTAGACTTTTTATTGCCAGGCTTAAGCTCTGGTTTAGCCCCAGGTTTGGCGGGGGCCACCTGCGCTGGCGCTGTGTTGGCGTCTACTTGCGCCACACTTGCAGGCGCCTCTTCGCTCTCGTCGGGCCCGGCATCTGACACGACCTGCGTCTGGATACGCATCGCCTGGCTAGAAAACCCGGCATTCGTGTCCTCTTTGGAAAGCAATCCAACCAAAATCAGCACAATCAGGCCAATTAAAATAACGTTTACTTTGCCAATATCCACCGAACCGCGCTCAATACTTGGCGACTTCACAGAGCGTTTTTCATCTCTCGCCAACCACGGCGTTTGCGCGCGGTGGGCATGTGTGTTTCCAGGATAAAGCGTAGTTCTCATAAGTTCAGTCTATGGTTTGTTGATACCAATATTTCGTTCAATGTCGAACAATGCACTAAAAATGCTCAAGATTCAAGAATTCCAATTTGCTTCGGGTTGCCAGGCCACAGGGCACGACGCTAAACCACGACGCTAAACCTTGGTCACACGTGATTTAGCCGGCACAAACGGCATAGACAGCGGATTTGCATAAATACGCGTCACTTTTGCGGCCGACTGTGGCTGCCCGCCAGCGGCCGTTGCAGCAGAAGAATGCATGTCATCTCGCAGTAAAGCATCCATAAAATGTCCTTTTTCAGCCGGATGCGCTGACTTGCCTGCACGCGCCGCCTGGCTGATAGCCGCATTCGCCACCAGCACATGGCCTGCAACCAGAGCGTTGCTTGTGTTCTCGGCCGTGTGCATCTCTGCCTGCGTAGTAGATCCAATAGAGACGACAGTCATAAAAAACCCCATAAACATAATGACCAGCGCTGCGGAAACGGTGCCCGCCGTAATCGCAATTAAAGATAAGGCGCTGGTAGCAGTATGCGCTGGCTTGGATTTTTTCATGATGAATGGCCTCTTTTTTAGATATTTGGTCTAATCAATGTTTTACAGCTGCCATGATGCCGCACCGCCCGCTCGTTCCGTATCCCACTCAGACTGAATCTGTTGTAGGAATTATCGGACAAGCCAGGCACAGTGGCAGCGAGAGATTGACGCTATGCCAGCAGCGTCATGATCGTTTTATAATGCAAACAATCAGGCAACAAAAAACATGTTCACAAGGAAACACCATGGACTTCAACGTTCTTTCTGCGTTCTATCTGATACCGCTGTTTATTTCGGCCATCGGCGGTTTAATCGAATTTAAAAACTGTGAGTTTGATACGCCCAAGCATGCCTTGAGCAAAGCGTTTTTTCTTGCCTTTAGAAGCATGGTGCCCGTGCTCAATATTTTCTCGGCCATTTTGTACCTGATCACCTGCGGTACTTTTACTTGGAAAAAATCGACTGGCTGGAAAAAATCAGCCTTTGCAAAAAAACAATAGAGGAGTTTGTTTAAATGCTGAAATATTGGTTATTTTTATTCGCGGCCATTTTGAGTGAGGTGACGGCGACCTCCTCACTCAAAGCGAGCGCTGGCTTCACCAAAGCCATCCCGTCTGTCATCGTTGTGGTGGGCTATGCCCTGTCGTTTTACTTTTTGTCACTGGTATTAAAAGCGATTCCTATCGGCATTGCCTATGCTGTGTGGGCAGGTCTGGGCATTGTGCTATTGGCCCTGGTTGGCTGGGTGGTGTTTGGTCAGGCGTTGGATACGCCCGCCATCATTGGCATTGCGCTGATTCTGGCAGGCGTCATTATCATGAATGTGTTTTCGAAAACGGTCGCCCATTAAGCCCTAACCCAGGCTTTTTTCTTTAATCAAGGTGGGGAAGCCGTCGATGCTAGTGTGGTTTTTTGCCAGCCAGTAATCTTCAATGCCCTGTTCGGTTTTAGCCTCGGCCCAATTATTTAACTGCTGCCGTTCGCCGACATAATCCATATAAGGCACAGACATGCCGCAAGAGGTTTGTACCAACTCAACATTTAACTCAAATATTTGTCTGGCGCCTGGCAGACGATCAAACTGGTTAATCAAGCCACCCCACTCAGGGTCTTTTTTGTGGATGACCCTGGCCTGACCGTATACACGCAAAATAAGTGGATCGCCTACCAATGCCATAAACATCAGCGTCATCCTGGCATGTTGTTGCACATGCGCTGCAGTTTCATTGCCACTGCCGGTCACGTTTAACCAAATCACCCGATTAGGCGACAGCACTTTCAATGTATGCATGCCTTTGGGCGAAATGTTGACCCGCCCCTGGTCAGCCGCGGTGCCAACAAAAAATATTTTTTGTGCGGCAATAAAGCTTGTATGCGCCTCACTTAATGCTTGAAACTGCTTCCCCATGACACTTCTCCGTTTTGGTATGCAGCCATTATATGGCTAGGTTGCGACCGTTGCGTTGACCAGTTTCATCACTAATGGCCGCACCAATTGCAGAAACACAAAAGCGCTTGGCATCGCCAGCATATAGGCGTTGATGACTCTGCTGACATAGTCGCCAGCCAGCCCAGTATTGATGGCGACAATCACCATACACATCAACAAAGCCATCACGGCTGACATATAAAAAGCAAACACCAGCGGTGTATATTTACGGGCTAATTTGTATTGCATCTCGACCGACTCCTTTTGATTAAAACCAGATTAAACGTATGACGCGAATCAGCTCAGCTGCAGCATACAAACACACACCAAACACAGTGTGGTTAAGCAGGCTTTTCAGGCTGTTGCTGCAGGGACGTGGTGTGTTGCTAAAGGCAACACCAGCCCCCATGCCGGGCTGCATAATGAGTAGCGGAAAAGCAACCGTGAGCATGCCGACGACAAGGGCAGGCAGGATTGCCGGGGTGAGCATCCATGCTGCGCCTTCAGCCAGCAACAGCAGTTCTGCGATAAAAACACCAATCGCATAATGCCCAAGCACGCCAATCAGCCACTCATGCGCCAACGCTGGCGCCTGCCCAATATTGTCATGCATGTATTTCAGCTGTTTAAAATGACCGATCCAGCGACCAAGATAAGCAAAATTGAGTGTGCGCACCCCCCATTGCCGCTGTAAAAACAGCCCGCCATCAAACAATGCGGTGGCCAACAAACCAAGCCACAGCCCCTCTATAAGAACAGTCTGCTGTATATTCATATCTCTCCTTTGATTGACGACTGCACAGTGTTTAAAGCACTATACAAGCTCAAGTTAACTTGAGGTCAAGCATTAAAATGAATATCTCTGAAGTCGTCAAAAAGACCGGGATTCGCGCATCAACCCTTAGGTACTACGAAGAAATAGGCTTGATAAAATCACTGGGCAGAAGAGGGCTGCAAAGATACTTTGCGGTAGATGTGATAGACCAGCTCGCCCTCATATCGCTGGCTAAATGTGCTGATTTCTCCTTGCAAGAAATCACAGCCATGTTTGCCGCAAACGACAAGCCGCTCGTAGATCGCCAGCCGCTGCTGGCCAAAGCCGAACACATAGACGCCACCATCAAACGCCTCACCATCATGAGCAAGTGCCTCAAGCACGCAGCAGTCTGTCAGGCGCCATCGCATTTAGAATGTCCCTCGTTCAGGCGGCTCATGCAGGCAGCAATCAAAGGCAGGCTCACCAACGCAACACTTAAGTAGCCAACTCAACATCACTCATTTGTGGCGCCCAGTTGGCTAACCTGGGCCGGACTAGTCTCACAATTTGCGCACGCCTGGCAGGCACAGCCGCATAAAATACAGCATAATGATTACACACGCCGGCCATACACCATAGGCAGTAGGATTGTTCAGCGTTCTGCACATTGCATGAGCATGCGTTCAATCAATAAACGTATGAGAACAGGATCGAACTTGGTCAATAAAACAAAAGAAAATACCATCAAGACTCTGGCGTTTAATCCGCATGATCTTGCCTGCGAAGAGTTGCGCCACGTTTACCGCGGCAAAAACAGTAGCAAGTTAATTGTATTGTTTAGCGGATTTGTGGCGGCGGCCATGCTGGCCTGGGATATCGGCGGCGGATATGCTTCTGCCTGGTATGCCTGGCTCTTGCTGGCCCACGCCTGGCATTGGTGGCTGGGGCGATTAGACTTCCTCTCAACCAATGTCAGCATTGAGCTGGCACGGATCAACCGCCATGTCATGGCCGCTGGCATGGCTGGGTTAGGCTGGGGCGCACTCTCTATCGCGCTACCTTTGCTCAGCCGCCCAAGCAAGGCCGCCATTCTGATTATCATGCTCATCGCGGTGATCGTAGCATTGCCACGGCTGGTGGTGTTTCTGCCAATTTTCTTTGCCTTCGCGGCCGGCGTATATGTTCCGCTTTTGCTTGCCACGCCATTTCTGGATTTTGAAACCCTGCATATGGTGCTGGTCATTCTGGTGGTGGTTGGCGCAACACTTTGGGCCTCGGCACGCGAGGTACGCAAAATTTTGATTGATGTGCTGCTCAAACAGATATCGTCAGAACAGGCCTCCTGGGAGGATCGCCTGACGGGCATTGGCAACCGGCGTAGCTTTGATGCCAACCTGGCCAACACCTGGGCGCAGGCATCGCGTGCCAAAGTGCCCCTCTCTTTAATGATGGTTGATGTCGACTTTTTCAAAAAATTCAATGACAGCTATGGGCACCAGGCAGGAGATGACTGCCTGCGACAGGTAGCGTCGGCGCTCGATAGTTGCGCACGCAGGGCGGGCGACTCTATCACCCGTTACGGCGGCGAAGAGTTTGCGGTGGTGCTGTTTCATACCCCATTGAATGAAGCCCGCAATATTAGCGAAAGCATGTTGAGCGCGATCCAAAAACTCAATATCCGCCACGAGCAATCGTCACATGACATCGTCACTATTTCTATGGGCATTGCGACCATTGTGCCGACCGCTGAAAGTGATATGCAACAGTTGGTAGAAGAGGCAGATAAAGCGCTTTATCGCGCCAAGGAAAACGGGCGAAATCGCGCTGAATGGCAAATACTGGGCAATGTAAAAACAGATTGATGTTGTTAAAACGCACCTAAATATTACAAAAACTTATACATCGCTGTCATCTTTTGTCATCGAGTGGACAAACATTGTAAACTTCACAACGTGATTACATGTTAAAAAAACGCCAGCAAACATCTATTAAATATATTTAAAATCAAACACTTAATTAAATAAATAGCTAAAAAACCGATATTATTTCAATAACGGGCACATTAGTTGCTATAAAAATTATATAAATGTTTTTTTGGGTAAAGCAGCGTAAGCTGTACTGGCTGATGACTCACCCTTGAGTTAAGCCATGAAGTCGCTTTTTTAGAAGTTGTTTTTTGTAAAATTAATTTGGGCCTATGCCGCCAAGATTAGTCCAGGCAAGTACCCAAAAACAAACGGGGAATCAACATGCAAAATACGATTAAAGCCATTCTTTCAGCCTTCACTCGCGACGAGGAAGGTGCAAGCGCCATTGAGTATGCATTAATTGCAGCGATGGTCGCTATTGCACTGGTCAGCTTCGTCAAGCCGATCAATGCCCTCATTGTAGATATCTTTACTAAAATCAGCGCAGCACTCACCCCATAGCCCACGCATGTAATCGCTGCGCACCTATGGCGATTACAGACTGAGTGCAACTATGACTATCGCAGAAATGATCGTGGTGGCCTGGTGCTTAAGTGTCAGCCTGGCCGATCTATACGCAAGGCGCATCCCTAATTACTTGACGCTTGGGGCATGCCTGATGGCGACAGGCTGGTTGCTGCTTACTGGCCATGCCATGCTTGGTGCGCACTGGCAGTCTGTGGCCATTGGGGTTCTCGCCAGCCTGCTGTTGACCGTGCCCGCCTATACCGCACGCATGCTGGGCGCTGGCGATGTCAAATTATTGCTGGCGATGGCGCTGCTTGGTGGCTGGCTCGCAACACTGCTGGCGTTTGTGATTGCCGCTATCTTGGCACTGATATTGGGGGCTGCATATATGTTGTTCATTCGATTAAGTGCCCGTCCGGCAAAGTCAGGCAGATGGCTGCCGTTTGGTGCCGCCTTAAGTGCCGGCCTACTCTGCGGCCTCAGGATAACGCCATGATGCCATCCCTCAAACACGCTTTATACCCCTGGCGATTACGCGCACAACAAGGATCGGTCGCGATTGAGTTTGTGATGCTGTTTTTGATTTTTTTTGCGCTGTTTTACGCCATGGTGAACTATGCATTGGTGATGCTCATGCAATCGGCTTTTGTGCATGCCGTAGAAGAAGGCGCACGTGCTGCGATTGCCGTAGATCGGCTGGCATATGCCAATAACCTGGTGTACTTAAGTAATGGCGTTGACCCGAAAGTGCGTAGCGTAGTTGGCAATTCGCTGAACTGGCTACCGGCCAAACCAAAAGACAAAGTGCTTGGCTCTGGCAACAGCAAAGTGCAATTGTCTATGAGCGGTAATCAGCTCACTGTACGCGTGATTTACAGCGGCTATGTCAATGACCCGCTGATCCCCATGCTGACATTACCCATCATCGGGCAGATTCCCAAGGTGCCTGCCGACCTGGCCGGCACGGCTGTGATCGAACTTTAAAATAAGACTAATAATGAGGGCATCATGAACAGTACATTCTTGCGTGTCTTGGCGGTATTGATGATGGTTGCGGGCCTGGTGACGGCGTATCTCGGTTACCGGATCAGCAACAAAGCGCCTGTGGACAGCTTAAAAGTGATTGTGCCCACCTATTCGCAGGTGGTGGCGCAAAACAATATTGCGGCAGGCCATGTGTTAACAGTTGATGACCTTAAAGTCACGACCACGCAGCAATATGACAAGCGGACATTCAGCGAGCCGCAAAGCCTGATCGGCAAAGTAAGCGCCACGGCCGTGTTGAAAGATACTCCCTTCAAGGCCACACACTTCCCGGTGGGTAACCACTTGGGGCAAGCGCTTGCAGCGCATGAGCGTGCAGTTGCAATCAAGGTCAACGAGGTGGTTGGCGTTGGCGGTTTTATCAAGCCTGGCGACCATGTCGACGTACTGCTGTATTTGCGCACCGACCGTGAAACCGGCGATGTGAGC
Coding sequences within:
- a CDS encoding DUF2798 domain-containing protein; translated protein: MQYKLARKYTPLVFAFYMSAVMALLMCMVIVAINTGLAGDYVSRVINAYMLAMPSAFVFLQLVRPLVMKLVNATVAT
- a CDS encoding methyl-accepting chemotaxis protein, with product MKINLPVTQQEILLQQGVSIVSKTDLKGAITYINRDFIEVSGFSELELVGKNHNIIRHPDMPSAAFADLWRTVKAGKPWNGIVKNRCKNGDHYWVEANVAPIRQGATVVGYMSVRSIATRDQIEQAEKLYQLMRDGKQPKVRWADKLTARLHDVSITYKLMAAVLGPVLAMTAADMYAGHGKGWLAAGVGVGTALVAIALFSAKLKTTLRVMSEAINGLAGGNLEVRVDTRGDDEFGSLMKMLKSMQIKLGFDVNDARKLAEQAGRLQSALDQSAVALMFADSMHHLEYMNDAAKRLWGEMATSIGDAFPGYSVDQMLGSSIGKYLAHADEHALFSQQLTQPQSAEINMYGKKIQVLIVPVFSAKGEYLGRMSQWTDRTAESIGEQEVFRLVQEAAQGNLSQRVNTAQLPEGFVKQVGQGINQILDALIKPLNVAAKYVEQIAKGQIPAKITDEYHGDFNTIKNNLNRCIDAVNALITDVNQLSQAAIEGRLSTRADLTRHQGDFKKIVTGVNATLDSVIGPLNVAAQCVADISNGQIPAKITAPYQGDFNAIKHNLNTCIDAVNNLVADVNLLAEAARDGRITERADATKHAGDFRQIVAGVNNTLDLIVAPIVAVTQAIETITTAANEISSGNADLSSRTENQASSLEQTAASMEELASTVKQNAGNAVQANELALTASEIAIKGGKVVNEVVSTMGAINDSAKKIEDIISVIDGIAFQTNILALNAAVEAARAGEQGRGFAVVAGEVRTLAQRSASAAKEIKALITDSVTKTAEGTRLVENAGITMDEVVSAVQRVADIINEISAASTEQTAGIDQVNQAVTSMDDTTQQNAALVEQAAAAAESLVDQANQLAEVVSQFKLDPHKRGTTDRHQRLLQRTGT
- a CDS encoding DUF2938 family protein, which produces MNIQQTVLIEGLWLGLLATALFDGGLFLQRQWGVRTLNFAYLGRWIGHFKQLKYMHDNIGQAPALAHEWLIGVLGHYAIGVFIAELLLLAEGAAWMLTPAILPALVVGMLTVAFPLLIMQPGMGAGVAFSNTPRPCSNSLKSLLNHTVFGVCLYAAAELIRVIRLIWF
- a CDS encoding multidrug efflux SMR transporter — translated: MKYWLFLFAAILSEVTATSSLKASAGFTKAIPSVIVVVGYALSFYFLSLVLKAIPIGIAYAVWAGLGIVLLALVGWVVFGQALDTPAIIGIALILAGVIIMNVFSKTVAH
- a CDS encoding GGDEF domain-containing protein encodes the protein MVNKTKENTIKTLAFNPHDLACEELRHVYRGKNSSKLIVLFSGFVAAAMLAWDIGGGYASAWYAWLLLAHAWHWWLGRLDFLSTNVSIELARINRHVMAAGMAGLGWGALSIALPLLSRPSKAAILIIMLIAVIVALPRLVVFLPIFFAFAAGVYVPLLLATPFLDFETLHMVLVILVVVGATLWASAREVRKILIDVLLKQISSEQASWEDRLTGIGNRRSFDANLANTWAQASRAKVPLSLMMVDVDFFKKFNDSYGHQAGDDCLRQVASALDSCARRAGDSITRYGGEEFAVVLFHTPLNEARNISESMLSAIQKLNIRHEQSSHDIVTISMGIATIVPTAESDMQQLVEEADKALYRAKENGRNRAEWQILGNVKTD
- a CDS encoding pyridoxamine 5'-phosphate oxidase family protein, whose product is MGKQFQALSEAHTSFIAAQKIFFVGTAADQGRVNISPKGMHTLKVLSPNRVIWLNVTGSGNETAAHVQQHARMTLMFMALVGDPLILRVYGQARVIHKKDPEWGGLINQFDRLPGARQIFELNVELVQTSCGMSVPYMDYVGERQQLNNWAEAKTEQGIEDYWLAKNHTSIDGFPTLIKEKSLG
- a CDS encoding helix-turn-helix domain-containing protein encodes the protein MNISEVVKKTGIRASTLRYYEEIGLIKSLGRRGLQRYFAVDVIDQLALISLAKCADFSLQEITAMFAANDKPLVDRQPLLAKAEHIDATIKRLTIMSKCLKHAAVCQAPSHLECPSFRRLMQAAIKGRLTNATLK
- a CDS encoding A24 family peptidase, with the protein product MTIAEMIVVAWCLSVSLADLYARRIPNYLTLGACLMATGWLLLTGHAMLGAHWQSVAIGVLASLLLTVPAYTARMLGAGDVKLLLAMALLGGWLATLLAFVIAAILALILGAAYMLFIRLSARPAKSGRWLPFGAALSAGLLCGLRITP
- a CDS encoding TadE/TadG family type IV pilus assembly protein encodes the protein MMPSLKHALYPWRLRAQQGSVAIEFVMLFLIFFALFYAMVNYALVMLMQSAFVHAVEEGARAAIAVDRLAYANNLVYLSNGVDPKVRSVVGNSLNWLPAKPKDKVLGSGNSKVQLSMSGNQLTVRVIYSGYVNDPLIPMLTLPIIGQIPKVPADLAGTAVIEL
- a CDS encoding Flp family type IVb pilin translates to MQNTIKAILSAFTRDEEGASAIEYALIAAMVAIALVSFVKPINALIVDIFTKISAALTP